A stretch of the Bacillus sp. FJAT-18017 genome encodes the following:
- a CDS encoding alpha-amylase family glycosyl hydrolase, with translation MGKKAAILLLAICFALGALPVQAAEKAERQWQDETIYFLMVDRFSNGDANNDFNANPDDPKAYHGGDFKGIIDKLDYIKNMGFTAIWLTPVFDNEDGGYHGYWINDFYKTDEHFGTISEFKKLVEEAHKRDIKIILDFVVNHVGPSHPWQNDPDKAGWFHVKKPIVNWESQEELENNWLYDLPDFNQDNPAVKNYLLDAAKWWITETGIDGYRLDTVRHVPVSFWEEFSKEVKAQKEDFYLIGEVWTDDPNYIAQYDKAGIDGFVDFPLHEQLREAFAKPDQTLDWLFSTAARNKVLYEDPFLMGTFIDNHDMVRFTREALLAKEDPVSRWKLALTYMYTAPGIPIIYYGSEIALDGTNDPDNRREMDFTVENGLIDYISRLGELRKERVSLTRGTLEKLHEKDGMAIFKRQYNAETTIIAINNTSSDQTVKIPIEKLGENKSLQGLLDNQSISSDSDGYSIPVGSGGAEMYSLEEESFNRTPYLIGFAAILGVGMALLFIKSRKKQQNV, from the coding sequence ATGGGGAAAAAAGCTGCAATTCTGCTATTGGCAATCTGTTTTGCCCTTGGTGCATTACCGGTTCAAGCTGCCGAAAAGGCTGAGAGGCAGTGGCAGGACGAGACTATTTACTTCCTGATGGTTGACAGGTTCAGCAACGGTGATGCGAATAATGATTTTAATGCCAATCCTGATGACCCAAAGGCTTATCATGGCGGTGACTTTAAAGGAATAATCGACAAATTGGATTATATAAAGAATATGGGTTTCACAGCCATCTGGCTGACACCAGTTTTTGATAATGAAGACGGTGGCTACCATGGCTATTGGATTAATGATTTTTACAAAACCGATGAACATTTCGGAACGATTAGTGAGTTTAAGAAGCTGGTAGAGGAAGCGCATAAGCGTGATATCAAAATCATTCTTGATTTTGTTGTCAACCATGTCGGCCCAAGCCATCCATGGCAAAACGACCCTGATAAAGCAGGCTGGTTCCATGTCAAGAAACCTATTGTTAATTGGGAAAGCCAGGAGGAGCTTGAGAATAATTGGCTATATGATCTTCCGGATTTTAATCAAGATAATCCGGCTGTAAAAAACTACTTGCTTGATGCGGCCAAATGGTGGATTACCGAAACAGGGATAGACGGCTACCGCCTTGATACGGTCCGCCATGTACCCGTCAGCTTCTGGGAAGAGTTTTCAAAAGAGGTAAAGGCACAGAAAGAGGATTTCTATCTAATTGGCGAGGTATGGACGGATGATCCGAATTATATCGCCCAATATGATAAGGCCGGGATTGATGGGTTCGTTGATTTCCCGCTTCACGAGCAGCTTCGGGAGGCATTTGCCAAACCGGATCAGACGCTGGACTGGCTTTTTTCAACAGCCGCAAGAAACAAAGTATTGTATGAAGACCCATTTCTGATGGGAACATTCATTGATAATCATGACATGGTCCGTTTTACACGAGAAGCATTGCTGGCAAAGGAAGACCCGGTTTCCCGCTGGAAGCTTGCGCTTACCTATATGTATACAGCACCTGGAATCCCAATCATCTACTACGGCAGCGAAATAGCCTTGGATGGGACGAATGATCCGGACAACCGCAGGGAAATGGATTTCACTGTTGAAAATGGACTGATTGACTATATTTCCCGGCTTGGGGAACTCAGGAAAGAACGTGTTTCTCTTACAAGAGGAACCCTGGAAAAGTTACACGAGAAAGACGGCATGGCAATTTTTAAAAGACAATACAATGCCGAAACAACTATTATAGCAATCAATAATACATCCAGTGACCAAACTGTCAAAATTCCTATTGAAAAGCTGGGTGAAAACAAATCCCTCCAAGGATTACTCGACAATCAATCTATTTCTTCCGATAGCGATGGATACAGCATCCCGGTTGGTAGTGGAGGAGCTGAAATGTATTCATTGGAAGAGGAGAGCTTTAATAGAACGCCTTATTTAATCGGTTTTGCAGCCATTTTAGGTGTGGGTATGGCATTACTTTTTATCAAAAGTAGAAAAAAACAACAGAATGTTTAA